A single Deltaproteobacteria bacterium DNA region contains:
- a CDS encoding ABC transporter substrate-binding protein, which yields MNKYCQRITFAVLVGLLCSCSTSDVKPKTIKVGAAINLTGPASTWGQFHAKGQQDYFRYVNEVKGGVGGKKIEMILVDTGYKVQEAEAAVRKFAIQDQVDMIATWGAGEGLAAKPIVQQYKIPTINYSTSWEILEPPVSYMYLPFGSYRMDSYAILEYIRTIHKGKDVPKVGLLTYNNAYGRSIHQPCKEYAKKININIVAIEEFPPKTVDLTTELLRLQKSGAEYIVMQMLPAAIITAFKSADRINYSPAFFGTWTSTDPDFFKLGKGLIRDRLRIQFPGGLPADKSSGIKIMEELWQRYKTVDKFDASYWEGVVVAMIMERAFVQAQQNYKEINKETINKAMESFNNEDFGGIVPNITYTTSDHSASFKARIVKVGEDGSFTPLTNFYNPLEEKIKLLK from the coding sequence ATGAACAAATATTGTCAAAGAATTACTTTTGCGGTTCTGGTGGGGTTACTATGTTCTTGTAGTACTTCAGATGTAAAACCAAAGACAATCAAAGTTGGTGCGGCCATAAATTTGACCGGTCCAGCTTCAACCTGGGGGCAGTTTCATGCCAAGGGTCAGCAGGATTATTTTCGTTACGTAAACGAGGTTAAAGGGGGCGTCGGAGGAAAAAAGATTGAAATGATTCTCGTTGATACCGGATACAAGGTCCAGGAGGCTGAGGCTGCGGTAAGAAAATTTGCCATCCAGGATCAAGTTGATATGATTGCGACCTGGGGGGCTGGTGAAGGATTGGCAGCAAAGCCGATTGTTCAGCAATACAAGATACCTACTATTAATTACTCCACAAGCTGGGAGATCCTTGAACCACCCGTAAGTTACATGTATCTGCCCTTTGGAAGCTATCGAATGGACAGTTATGCGATTCTCGAATACATACGTACAATCCACAAGGGAAAAGATGTACCAAAAGTAGGCCTTTTGACCTATAACAATGCATATGGCCGTTCTATACACCAGCCTTGCAAAGAATACGCAAAAAAAATTAATATCAATATCGTGGCGATAGAAGAGTTTCCACCGAAGACTGTTGATTTGACAACGGAATTACTTCGTTTACAAAAAAGCGGTGCGGAATATATAGTCATGCAGATGCTTCCTGCCGCGATTATAACGGCTTTCAAGAGTGCAGACCGTATTAATTATAGCCCCGCATTTTTTGGAACATGGACATCAACTGATCCTGATTTTTTTAAACTTGGCAAAGGGTTGATCAGAGATCGGCTGCGCATCCAATTTCCTGGCGGTTTACCAGCAGATAAAAGCTCAGGCATCAAGATCATGGAAGAACTATGGCAGCGCTATAAAACTGTTGACAAGTTTGATGCCTCATACTGGGAGGGTGTTGTAGTTGCTATGATTATGGAAAGAGCATTTGTTCAGGCACAACAAAACTATAAGGAAATTAACAAAGAAACAATTAACAAGGCCATGGAATCCTTCAATAACGAAGACTTCGGTGGTATCGTTCCAAATATTACCTATACAACAAGCGATCATAGTGCCTCATTTAAGGCCAGAATTGTGAAAGTCGGAGAAGACGGTTCTTTCACACCTCTGACAAACTTTTATAATCCCTTAGAGGAAAAGATTAAATTATTGAAGTAA
- a CDS encoding sigma-54 dependent transcriptional regulator, translating into MAKILVVDDDQGIREFLEIMLTKEGYDVTVANDATKALSRCKKEHFDLILTDLKMPKVDGIEFLKSVKDVCPETMVILITAYASPETAVSAMKEGAYDYIEKGVDIEELKSIISNALDKKGVRESDALFIKEVEYAVSYGNMIGKSKGMLKLYSIIKKVAETPTNVLILGESGTGKELVAKAIHENSQRKNMPFEVINCGGVPESLLESELFGYVKGAFTGAYSDKPGLFEIARGGTIFLDEIGDLPPLLQVKLLRVVQEKTFRRVGGAEEKKVDVRIISATNKNLEEKVKDGSFREDLYFRLNVIPIHIPPLRERKEDIPILTKHFIEKCSREFGKEIKTISSYAMELLMKYPFPGNVRELENIIERSIALETSNIILPENLYMSGNLKEVSTFADVDIPVWSIPQEGVNLNEEVAKYEKHLIEEALRNANGSKTKAAEILRVSFDSLRYRIEKLGIN; encoded by the coding sequence ATGGCTAAGATTCTCGTAGTGGATGATGATCAAGGGATAAGAGAATTTCTTGAAATCATGCTGACGAAAGAGGGGTATGATGTGACCGTTGCAAATGACGCAACGAAAGCTCTGAGCCGCTGTAAAAAAGAGCACTTTGATCTCATACTTACCGATTTGAAGATGCCTAAAGTTGATGGCATTGAGTTTCTGAAATCAGTCAAGGATGTCTGTCCGGAAACAATGGTAATATTAATTACTGCCTATGCGTCTCCTGAAACGGCGGTGTCTGCTATGAAAGAAGGGGCATACGACTATATCGAGAAGGGCGTTGATATAGAAGAACTAAAATCAATCATAAGTAATGCCCTTGATAAAAAAGGTGTCAGGGAAAGTGATGCGTTATTTATCAAAGAAGTAGAGTATGCTGTTTCCTATGGAAATATGATCGGAAAAAGCAAAGGAATGCTTAAATTATATTCGATTATTAAAAAAGTGGCTGAAACACCGACTAACGTTCTCATCCTCGGTGAGAGTGGAACAGGCAAGGAACTTGTTGCAAAAGCCATTCATGAAAATAGCCAAAGAAAAAACATGCCGTTTGAAGTAATTAACTGTGGGGGTGTCCCGGAAAGTCTCCTTGAAAGTGAATTATTTGGTTATGTGAAAGGTGCATTTACAGGCGCCTATAGCGATAAACCCGGTCTTTTTGAGATTGCACGTGGAGGGACTATATTTCTGGATGAGATTGGAGACTTACCTCCACTACTTCAAGTAAAACTTCTTAGAGTTGTTCAGGAAAAGACATTCAGAAGGGTAGGTGGGGCAGAAGAAAAAAAAGTCGATGTCAGAATCATCTCTGCCACCAACAAGAATCTGGAAGAAAAAGTCAAAGATGGTTCCTTCAGGGAGGACTTATATTTTCGCCTCAATGTCATACCGATTCACATTCCACCCTTGAGAGAAAGAAAAGAGGACATACCCATCTTAACAAAGCATTTTATTGAAAAGTGTTCAAGGGAATTTGGAAAAGAGATTAAAACAATCTCTTCCTATGCAATGGAGCTTCTCATGAAGTATCCATTTCCCGGAAATGTCAGAGAACTAGAAAATATCATTGAACGTAGTATTGCCCTTGAGACATCGAATATTATCCTGCCAGAGAACCTTTATATGTCAGGGAATCTCAAAGAGGTAAGTACGTTTGCGGATGTTGACATACCTGTATGGTCAATTCCTCAAGAAGGTGTGAACTTGAATGAAGAAGTCGCAAAGTATGAAAAGCATCTAATAGAAGAGGCTTTAAGAAACGCTAATGGATCTAAGACGAAGGCTGCTGAGATTCTTCGGGTTAGCTTTGATTCATTGCGTTACCGGATTGAAAAACTTGGCATAAACTGA
- a CDS encoding ATP-binding protein translates to MLQEEGVDRRINTLILSRVAIVTFLFGITTVLNIQRTEILPEISITFFYIIFALTYFLSLVYLLLLKFIKNTKLNIYIQTLCDVVLITALVYVTGGIRSIYSVFYPLVIIYSVLFLEKGGGLIIASASSIFYGLLIDLEYYNIIHPIYAIAVHDYDSGAGYVFTRIFIHILSFYIIALLASFVVEKERKARILLAEKETAFDQLDLLHRSIIESVDTGIMTINLQGKIKSFNRAAEEISGLTFAEVENRNVVEIFPDFVHIKEKTSQEDYKSLIKNRYNLEFTSKGNKNLILGCSVSLLKDNKDKRIGNILIFQDLTSIMKMEEALEKNKRLAIIGEMAAGLAHEMRNPLASISGSIQVLRQDISLSAIDERLMQIILRGKDQLENIIKDFLLLARPIQGNQQTIIIREIIEDVVESVHYVPDWNDNITVSLSLSDNLTVYANRAEIRAIVWNLILNSVQAMPEGGILSIETKKILSYDGSNEHLEIRISDTGYGIDEKYLNKIFEPFFTTKERGTGLGLAIVNKLVEGYAGTTKIESNIERGTTFSLTLPLN, encoded by the coding sequence TTGTTGCAGGAAGAAGGTGTTGATAGGAGAATTAATACATTAATTTTATCGAGGGTTGCAATCGTTACCTTTCTTTTTGGTATTACAACGGTTTTAAATATTCAAAGAACAGAAATACTTCCAGAAATATCAATTACATTTTTTTATATCATTTTTGCACTTACCTACTTCCTTTCACTCGTTTATCTACTTCTTCTGAAGTTCATAAAAAATACTAAACTGAACATATACATCCAGACACTCTGTGATGTGGTCTTAATAACCGCCCTTGTATACGTCACAGGTGGTATCAGAAGTATATATTCGGTTTTTTATCCATTGGTTATTATATACTCGGTTTTGTTTTTAGAAAAAGGAGGGGGACTAATCATTGCCTCTGCTTCCAGCATTTTCTATGGTTTATTGATTGATTTGGAATACTATAACATTATCCATCCAATATACGCTATAGCCGTTCATGATTATGATTCTGGTGCTGGGTATGTCTTTACGCGGATTTTCATCCATATTCTCTCTTTTTATATAATTGCCTTGCTTGCCAGCTTTGTAGTTGAAAAAGAGAGGAAAGCAAGAATACTTCTTGCCGAGAAAGAAACCGCCTTTGATCAACTTGATTTGCTCCACAGGAGTATTATTGAATCAGTTGATACGGGTATTATGACAATCAATCTCCAGGGTAAGATTAAATCTTTTAACAGGGCTGCGGAAGAGATTTCGGGATTGACCTTTGCTGAGGTAGAAAATAGAAATGTTGTTGAAATATTTCCCGACTTTGTACATATAAAGGAAAAAACTTCACAAGAAGATTATAAAAGTTTAATAAAAAACAGATATAATTTGGAGTTCACAAGCAAAGGAAATAAAAATCTGATACTTGGTTGTTCAGTATCACTTCTCAAGGATAATAAAGATAAACGGATCGGTAACATTTTAATTTTTCAGGACCTTACATCCATAATGAAAATGGAAGAAGCCCTCGAAAAAAACAAAAGACTCGCCATTATCGGAGAAATGGCAGCGGGTCTTGCACATGAAATGAGAAATCCTCTTGCATCCATCAGCGGATCAATTCAAGTCCTCAGGCAGGATATTAGTCTTAGTGCCATAGACGAGAGACTGATGCAGATAATTCTCAGGGGTAAGGATCAGCTCGAAAATATTATAAAGGATTTTCTGCTGCTCGCAAGACCAATACAGGGAAATCAGCAAACCATTATAATCAGAGAAATTATTGAAGACGTTGTTGAATCCGTTCATTATGTTCCTGACTGGAATGATAACATTACAGTGTCTCTTTCGCTATCCGATAATCTGACTGTTTATGCAAATAGGGCAGAAATCCGAGCAATTGTTTGGAATCTGATACTTAATTCTGTTCAGGCTATGCCGGAAGGGGGAATTCTATCTATTGAAACGAAAAAAATCTTATCTTACGATGGTTCAAATGAACATCTTGAGATACGAATAAGCGACACTGGGTACGGGATAGATGAAAAGTATCTGAACAAAATATTTGAACCGTTCTTTACAACAAAAGAGAGAGGAACAGGTCTCGGTCTTGCAATCGTGAACAAACTTGTTGAAGGATACGCCGGAACTACCAAAATTGAAAGCAATATCGAAAGAGGAACAACCTTCTCATTAACATTACCCTTAAACTAA
- a CDS encoding DNA internalization-related competence protein ComEC/Rec2, producing MERPLIPLLVAFIVGIAIGNFYRVADLPLLTSLLVALILLLLASLKKSEKMMVILLIVSSSFLGILNINIYLYQDHGSNHISHYISKERVTVEGVICENPQISPDRTELTVTTGRIIKDDADIRVMGLVLLSVETKQEFKYGDFVRFKTRLKAPHSFRNPGGFDYEKHLRYKGIMVRGFIKDSSGIVILRENQGNIFKTHLERLREKIKNFIMENSPSPEREIIQAMILGDQKEIPKDVMENFNKTGTTHIIAISGFNIGIIAFLSFFAIRLIMKSSTYLLLRFNIIKVSTVFGIIPVIIYTFIAGLGISVVRASIMAVTFMIAIIMDKGRDLYNSLALAALIILVISPYSLFDISFQLSFMAVWAILFITPRLRMMLPEGVTEAIPNNTVWVKIFYKNILIFIIVSLSATLGTLPLIVFYFNRVSTIVLLSNLIVVPIMGIMAIPVCMAIIVAAPLSHTLALIFLNISTFLVRISISLVDFFASLPGSSYFVSTPTLLEIAAYYFFLIAAIKLIDFRKKKKNDDSESKSTFGPQWYRITLATLTVFFIIDAIYLYASVNNNEKLNVTFIDVGQGSSTLVTLPGGKKILIDGGGTYENVFDIGKYVIAPFLWHERIKCIDIVVLTHPHPDHLNGLIYILSHFDVKEVWTNGEDSETETYKDFVKMINEKNIAHRLVSEKSGEIKINNTTINILNPPNPVDLKKDLLPRKFDRTNNDAIVMNLTIENVSILLPGDISEPSETRLIKSGKNIKSHIMLVPHHGGFTSSTIPFLNRVQPSIAVISCGRDNVYNDPHPDVLKRYLMLGTKILRTDINGAINITTDGKKIAYNVFR from the coding sequence ATGGAGCGACCATTAATTCCTCTTCTTGTTGCCTTTATTGTGGGCATTGCTATTGGTAATTTTTATCGAGTTGCCGACCTGCCGTTACTTACATCTCTCCTCGTTGCCTTAATACTCCTCCTTTTAGCATCATTAAAAAAATCTGAAAAAATGATGGTGATACTTCTTATTGTATCTTCTTCATTCCTTGGCATTCTTAACATTAATATTTATCTCTATCAGGATCACGGATCAAATCACATTTCTCATTATATCAGTAAAGAGAGGGTAACTGTTGAAGGGGTGATTTGTGAAAATCCTCAGATATCGCCTGATCGTACAGAATTAACTGTTACAACAGGCAGGATCATTAAGGATGATGCTGATATAAGGGTTATGGGTCTTGTACTGCTCTCAGTCGAAACCAAGCAGGAATTTAAATATGGGGATTTTGTGCGATTTAAGACCAGGCTTAAAGCACCGCACAGCTTCCGGAATCCCGGCGGCTTTGATTATGAAAAGCATCTCAGATACAAAGGAATCATGGTACGCGGGTTTATTAAAGATTCCTCCGGAATTGTCATTTTGAGAGAAAATCAGGGGAATATTTTCAAAACACATCTCGAACGATTAAGGGAGAAGATAAAAAATTTCATTATGGAAAATTCCCCGTCACCGGAAAGAGAAATTATTCAGGCCATGATCCTGGGAGATCAAAAGGAAATCCCCAAAGATGTAATGGAAAATTTTAACAAAACCGGCACAACGCATATTATCGCAATTTCCGGATTTAACATAGGTATCATTGCTTTCCTGTCATTTTTTGCCATAAGATTAATCATGAAATCCTCCACGTATCTTCTTTTGAGGTTCAATATCATCAAAGTCTCCACTGTTTTTGGAATTATACCAGTGATCATTTATACCTTCATTGCCGGTCTGGGTATTTCCGTGGTTCGTGCCTCTATCATGGCGGTAACCTTCATGATAGCGATTATTATGGATAAGGGGAGAGACCTCTACAACAGTCTGGCTCTGGCAGCATTGATTATACTCGTTATCTCTCCCTATTCACTCTTTGATATTTCTTTTCAGCTTTCATTTATGGCAGTATGGGCAATCCTTTTCATCACACCGAGACTGCGCATGATGCTCCCCGAAGGCGTTACCGAAGCAATACCAAACAACACAGTATGGGTGAAAATATTTTATAAAAATATCCTTATTTTCATTATCGTGTCATTGAGTGCAACTCTTGGGACCTTGCCGCTAATTGTTTTTTATTTTAACAGAGTATCAACCATAGTCCTCCTGTCAAATTTAATCGTTGTCCCCATAATGGGCATTATGGCCATTCCTGTATGTATGGCTATTATCGTTGCCGCTCCGTTATCACATACACTGGCTTTAATCTTTTTAAACATTTCAACTTTTCTCGTCCGGATTTCAATTTCACTGGTTGATTTCTTTGCCTCACTTCCTGGTTCATCTTATTTTGTGAGTACGCCTACATTATTAGAAATTGCTGCCTACTATTTTTTTCTTATAGCCGCTATTAAGCTTATTGATTTCCGGAAAAAGAAAAAAAACGACGATTCTGAGAGCAAAAGTACTTTCGGTCCTCAATGGTACCGAATTACACTCGCAACTCTAACAGTTTTTTTCATAATTGATGCAATATATTTATATGCAAGCGTTAACAACAATGAAAAGCTGAACGTTACCTTCATCGATGTCGGACAGGGAAGCTCCACACTGGTTACATTGCCGGGGGGTAAAAAGATACTTATCGATGGCGGTGGGACATATGAAAATGTTTTTGATATCGGGAAGTATGTTATCGCCCCGTTTCTCTGGCATGAAAGGATAAAATGTATCGATATCGTCGTGCTTACCCATCCCCATCCCGATCATCTCAATGGGTTGATCTATATTCTGTCACATTTCGATGTTAAAGAGGTCTGGACAAACGGCGAGGATTCAGAAACCGAGACTTATAAAGATTTCGTGAAGATGATCAATGAAAAGAATATAGCCCACAGGCTGGTATCGGAAAAGTCCGGCGAAATAAAAATCAATAATACTACGATCAACATATTAAATCCCCCGAATCCGGTTGATTTAAAGAAGGACCTCCTTCCCCGGAAGTTCGACAGAACAAATAATGATGCCATTGTCATGAATTTAACAATCGAGAATGTGAGTATCCTCTTGCCGGGAGACATATCGGAACCATCGGAGACCCGGCTTATCAAATCAGGTAAAAATATCAAAAGTCATATCATGCTTGTCCCCCATCATGGTGGATTCACTTCCAGCACAATACCTTTCCTTAATAGAGTACAACCATCAATTGCCGTGATCAGCTGCGGCAGAGACAACGTCTATAATGATCCTCACCCTGATGTTCTTAAAAGGTACTTAATGCTCGGAACAAAGATATTGAGAACTGATATAAACGGCGCCATCAACATAACAACAGATGGTAAAAAAATAGCGTATAATGTCTTCAGATAA